A DNA window from ANME-2 cluster archaeon contains the following coding sequences:
- a CDS encoding 2,5-diamino-6-(ribosylamino)-4(3H)-pyrimidinone 5'-phosphate reductase — MRPHITINAAMSADGKISTHRRKQVRISGNDDFNRVDTIRAHADGVMVGIGTVLADDPSLTVKSGQLRSERKKRCGSEDPARIVVDSMARTPLDADIFKKGEGERIIAVCENAPKSRVEALQQQGARIITTGEKQVDLAGLMSELKALGIDTLMVEGGATLNWSLLSQGLVDELSTYIGALVLGGQGAPTLVDGIGFADITDAAGLELVSMEPMDNGVLLRWSVLDKKSG; from the coding sequence ATGCGCCCGCACATAACCATCAATGCAGCCATGTCCGCAGACGGAAAGATATCCACTCACAGGCGAAAACAGGTCAGGATCTCCGGAAATGATGATTTTAACAGGGTGGATACTATACGTGCACATGCCGATGGTGTGATGGTGGGTATAGGGACCGTGCTTGCTGATGACCCCAGTCTTACAGTAAAATCCGGGCAGCTCAGGTCTGAGCGCAAAAAGCGGTGTGGCTCTGAGGACCCGGCCAGGATCGTAGTTGACAGTATGGCAAGGACACCCCTAGATGCCGATATTTTCAAAAAAGGAGAGGGGGAAAGGATAATTGCCGTGTGCGAGAATGCACCAAAGAGCAGGGTCGAAGCACTGCAGCAACAGGGAGCCAGGATTATCACAACAGGTGAAAAGCAGGTGGACCTTGCAGGACTGATGTCAGAATTAAAGGCGCTTGGCATTGATACGCTGATGGTTGAGGGTGGAGCGACCCTGAACTGGTCACTGCTATCCCAGGGACTGGTAGATGAACTCTCTACGTACATCGGTGCCCTCGTACTGGGAGGACAGGGCGCACCAACATTGGTGGACGGTATCGGGTTTGCCGATATCACAGATGCTGCCGGGCTGGAACTGGTGTCAATGGAGCCGATGGACAACGGTGTATTGCTCAGGTGGAGTGTACTGGATAAGAAAAGTGGATAG
- a CDS encoding peptidylprolyl isomerase, with product MLLLILAVFVTACTESEKSGQNRVATLETSKGVIKFELNEDKAPISTSNFIELAQSGFYDGLVFHRVVPGFVIQTGDPTATGTGGSDKTIPLEIHPDLTHTLGAVGMARSSNPNSATSQFYITLAPQPGLDGSYAVFGQVLEGQDVASLIQQGDTMIKVTISEK from the coding sequence ATGCTTTTATTAATACTGGCGGTATTCGTCACGGCATGTACCGAATCAGAAAAATCCGGACAGAACCGGGTGGCTACACTCGAGACCAGTAAAGGGGTCATCAAATTCGAACTCAATGAAGATAAAGCCCCGATATCCACATCCAATTTCATCGAACTGGCACAGTCGGGTTTCTATGACGGACTGGTATTCCACAGAGTGGTCCCCGGATTTGTGATACAGACCGGCGACCCCACAGCTACCGGCACGGGCGGCTCTGATAAGACCATCCCGCTGGAGATACATCCTGACCTCACGCATACCCTGGGCGCAGTGGGTATGGCGCGCTCTTCAAACCCGAACAGTGCCACCAGCCAGTTCTACATCACACTTGCACCCCAACCCGGCCTGGACGGCAGTTATGCGGTTTTTGGGCAGGTACTCGAAGGCCAGGATGTGGCATCCCTGATACAGCAGGGTGATACCATGATAAAAGTAACAATAAGTGAAAAATAA
- the nadA gene encoding quinolinate synthase NadA — MSQQDKDELIKRILERKEERNAVILAHNYQRGEVQDIADFVGDSLGLSQQAAKLDADVIVFCGVDFMAESAAILSPGKTVLMPETSAMCPMAAMITPEDLVRTRQKYPDAAVVSYVNTSAAVKAESDICCTSSNAIQVVNSLDEDVVIFVPDKNLALYTQRFTDKMIIPWDGYCPTHHQILPGDILLMREDHPEAEVIVHPECKPEVIDAADTVLSTGGMLTHVKKSQHKEFIIGTEVGMLHRLRKDNPDKIFYPASKYAVCPNMKMNDLNSIVMALEENRHVITVPESVRVRAKQTLDRMLEAGRGD; from the coding sequence ATGAGTCAACAGGATAAAGATGAGCTTATAAAAAGAATCCTTGAACGAAAGGAGGAACGTAATGCTGTCATCCTTGCGCACAATTACCAGCGGGGGGAGGTCCAGGACATTGCTGATTTTGTGGGTGATAGCCTGGGATTGAGCCAGCAGGCTGCCAAACTTGACGCTGATGTCATTGTATTTTGTGGTGTGGATTTCATGGCAGAAAGTGCTGCAATACTGAGCCCTGGCAAGACCGTGCTGATGCCTGAAACCTCGGCAATGTGTCCCATGGCTGCCATGATCACACCGGAAGACCTGGTCAGGACCAGGCAGAAATATCCTGATGCTGCAGTTGTATCCTATGTGAATACCAGCGCAGCTGTAAAGGCGGAATCAGATATCTGCTGTACGTCATCCAATGCCATCCAGGTGGTGAACAGCCTGGATGAGGATGTGGTGATATTCGTGCCTGATAAGAACCTGGCACTATATACCCAGCGCTTTACTGATAAGATGATCATACCCTGGGACGGGTACTGCCCTACTCACCACCAGATACTGCCAGGCGATATCCTGCTCATGAGAGAAGACCATCCCGAAGCTGAAGTGATCGTGCATCCTGAATGTAAACCCGAGGTTATTGATGCAGCAGATACGGTGTTGAGTACCGGGGGCATGCTCACTCATGTAAAGAAGTCACAACATAAGGAGTTCATAATAGGGACCGAAGTTGGTATGCTGCACCGGCTCAGGAAGGATAATCCTGATAAGATATTCTATCCGGCCTCAAAGTACGCGGTTTGTCCAAACATGAAAATGAACGACCTGAATAGCATCGTTATGGCACTTGAGGAGAACAGGCATGTCATCACTGTACCTGAATCCGTGCGGGTACGGGCCAAACAGACACTGGACCGCATGCTTGAAGCGGGACGGGGCGATTGA
- a CDS encoding geranylgeranylglycerol-phosphate geranylgeranyltransferase: MPESVKYVRAVFELLRWGNCAMAGFAALVGTLIAFLALPDSLEVVLVYEPVLVFGAVFLITGAGNAVNDYYDFEIDRINRPERPIPSGRVGRSSALYLSFLLFALGIALSSLLGPLCLVLAMFNSVMLFLYASNFKRMALMGNLVVGYLTGSTFLFGGALAVFQGTGIQSTVILFILATLANLAREIVKDIQDMEGDLKGGAHTLPIKIGARGAARVAAVAGISGVVLSPLPFLFNVNNAFGISYLAVIFIADMLFLVAVNEVLFRNNAAKASKLLKMAMFVALVAFVVGAVL; encoded by the coding sequence ATGCCAGAGAGTGTAAAGTATGTCAGGGCGGTCTTTGAACTGCTCAGGTGGGGTAATTGTGCTATGGCAGGGTTTGCCGCCCTGGTGGGTACATTGATAGCATTCCTGGCATTACCTGATTCTCTTGAGGTTGTGCTGGTGTATGAACCGGTGCTGGTGTTTGGTGCTGTTTTCCTGATAACAGGGGCAGGTAATGCTGTAAACGATTATTATGATTTTGAGATAGACCGTATAAACCGGCCTGAGAGGCCCATACCATCAGGCAGGGTCGGGCGCTCATCTGCCCTGTACCTGTCATTCCTGTTATTTGCGCTGGGGATCGCTCTTTCCTCCTTGCTGGGGCCCTTATGCCTCGTTCTGGCCATGTTCAATTCAGTGATGCTGTTTTTGTATGCCAGCAATTTTAAACGCATGGCATTGATGGGAAACCTGGTTGTCGGATACCTGACGGGTTCGACCTTCCTGTTCGGGGGCGCACTGGCCGTTTTTCAGGGGACAGGCATCCAGTCTACAGTGATATTGTTCATACTGGCAACCCTGGCCAACCTGGCAAGGGAAATAGTAAAGGATATCCAGGATATGGAAGGTGACCTTAAGGGTGGGGCGCATACCCTTCCGATAAAAATTGGTGCCCGTGGTGCGGCCCGAGTCGCCGCTGTGGCCGGGATATCGGGTGTGGTTCTCAGCCCGCTTCCATTTTTGTTCAATGTGAACAATGCTTTTGGTATATCTTATCTTGCAGTAATATTTATTGCGGATATGTTGTTCTTAGTAGCGGTAAATGAGGTATTGTTCAGAAACAATGCAGCTAAAGCCTCAAAATTATTAAAGATGGCCATGTTCGTGGCTCTGGTTGCCTTTGTTGTGGGTGCGGTTTTGTAG
- a CDS encoding histone family protein — MKDRIVPTAPVERLIRAAGAHRVSATASDALAKHLEEYGIKVAKRANSLALHAKRTTVKGEDIEEALRQMNP, encoded by the coding sequence ATGAAAGACAGAATTGTTCCAACAGCACCGGTAGAACGTCTCATCAGGGCAGCTGGCGCACACAGGGTTAGTGCTACTGCCAGTGATGCCCTCGCAAAGCATCTGGAAGAATATGGTATTAAAGTGGCCAAAAGAGCTAACAGTCTGGCCTTGCACGCAAAAAGGACAACCGTTAAGGGAGAGGACATCGAAGAAGCCCTTAGACAGATGAATCCGTGA
- the thiL gene encoding thiamine-phosphate kinase — protein MKLKDLNERDIISLITGIFQAEPIDTVSPFPIVGPGEDDCSVIELGEGRYLVSSTDMLHESTDFPKGMTPWQIGWMSVAVNLSDIAAMGAKPVGVMMALGLPPTTELDFIKELARGMDACARQYGTSIIGGDVDRHDELTIVGSVLGLADDGYLVRRKGAQVGDVVCVTGELGAAGAALDSLRNKTKAYPYVMKKLYMPVPRIREGMALAQTGCLTSMMDISDGLALSLHDIGVASGVGFCINPSSIPVHRTVRQMAGNEARLVEWSVYSGGDFELLFTIRAGCVEKARKMAHFTVIGEVTAGGIVFLQDGHTTELEARGYLQFGDKV, from the coding sequence ATGAAATTAAAAGATTTGAACGAACGGGACATTATTTCCCTCATTACCGGGATCTTTCAGGCGGAACCAATTGATACTGTATCGCCCTTTCCAATAGTGGGGCCCGGTGAGGATGATTGTTCGGTTATAGAGTTGGGTGAAGGCAGATACCTGGTATCGTCCACAGATATGCTTCATGAGAGTACGGATTTCCCCAAAGGGATGACCCCGTGGCAGATAGGCTGGATGAGTGTGGCTGTAAACCTCAGTGATATTGCCGCCATGGGGGCTAAACCTGTTGGTGTCATGATGGCACTGGGACTGCCCCCTACTACCGAACTGGATTTTATTAAGGAACTTGCCAGAGGTATGGATGCCTGCGCCCGCCAGTATGGAACAAGCATTATCGGTGGCGACGTTGACCGGCACGATGAACTGACCATCGTGGGCTCTGTACTGGGTTTGGCCGATGACGGATATCTGGTGCGAAGAAAGGGAGCACAGGTAGGTGATGTGGTGTGCGTAACAGGTGAACTGGGTGCAGCCGGTGCGGCACTGGATTCGCTCCGGAATAAAACAAAAGCATATCCCTATGTAATGAAAAAACTCTACATGCCTGTACCCAGGATACGTGAAGGGATGGCCCTGGCACAAACAGGCTGCCTGACTTCGATGATGGATATCAGTGATGGACTGGCATTGTCGTTGCACGATATTGGAGTGGCCAGCGGTGTGGGATTTTGCATCAATCCTTCCAGTATACCGGTACACAGGACCGTTCGGCAGATGGCTGGTAATGAAGCCCGGCTTGTTGAGTGGAGCGTGTATTCCGGTGGTGATTTTGAACTGCTGTTCACTATCCGGGCCGGGTGTGTGGAAAAGGCCAGGAAAATGGCTCATTTCACGGTGATAGGTGAAGTCACTGCCGGCGGGATTGTCTTTTTGCAGGATGGCCACACCACTGAGCTGGAGGCCAGGGGATACCTGCAGTTCGGGGATAAAGTATAA
- a CDS encoding methyltransferase yields MVTCPTCGGTTCIDPADDVLDSLYQIYMACPKCQPEPGWKKHTALADQPGLPALEHFDAGMLRCTSCGRRPLDAVMAHALSIMMEHGDRNNDAGLSQVGTPLIARGFPIMYPPRLGPDSIVLITDSIGQATAEDIVNRVPEVRGVVLRHGGQAQSVGILDSGSSPHEYTLLAGCDMRCDVAQTAFGELVIYKSQSKIHIEFDNRHKMDMLGKLDREGLLAGKVVVDGLCGPGTLGLMAMLAGACKVVFNDAWRPAIENVLLNIEVNKALLGADADLEVITTLDVLPLVGDEPVLVARVMRERGRVAAEVYFGDLRKLAGIVEKWDVCLIDAFPAMETSALVNTWTAKHPGGNVVVV; encoded by the coding sequence ATGGTTACATGTCCCACATGCGGAGGAACAACCTGTATCGACCCGGCCGATGATGTGCTGGATTCCCTCTACCAGATATATATGGCCTGCCCGAAGTGCCAGCCTGAACCGGGATGGAAAAAACATACTGCTCTTGCAGACCAGCCCGGCCTGCCTGCATTGGAGCATTTTGATGCGGGTATGTTGCGGTGCACCTCTTGCGGCCGCAGACCCCTGGATGCAGTGATGGCACATGCCCTGTCCATTATGATGGAGCACGGGGACCGGAACAATGATGCAGGACTCTCACAGGTAGGTACACCGCTTATTGCCAGGGGATTCCCCATCATGTACCCGCCCAGGTTGGGTCCTGATAGTATTGTCCTGATAACAGATTCTATAGGACAGGCGACAGCTGAGGATATTGTGAACAGGGTGCCCGAGGTCAGGGGCGTGGTGTTGCGGCATGGCGGACAGGCCCAGAGCGTGGGGATACTTGACTCTGGCTCCAGCCCGCATGAATATACCCTGCTTGCGGGTTGTGACATGAGATGTGATGTTGCCCAGACCGCTTTTGGTGAGCTGGTGATATATAAGAGCCAGAGCAAGATACATATCGAGTTCGATAACCGCCATAAGATGGATATGCTCGGGAAACTGGACAGGGAAGGTCTGCTGGCTGGTAAGGTGGTGGTGGATGGGTTGTGCGGTCCCGGTACCCTTGGACTTATGGCTATGCTGGCGGGTGCCTGCAAGGTGGTGTTCAATGATGCCTGGCGCCCTGCTATTGAGAACGTGCTGTTGAACATTGAAGTCAATAAAGCGCTGCTGGGTGCGGATGCGGACCTGGAAGTCATCACGACATTGGACGTACTGCCTCTGGTGGGGGATGAACCGGTACTGGTAGCCAGGGTGATGCGGGAAAGGGGACGTGTTGCGGCTGAAGTGTATTTTGGGGACCTGCGCAAACTCGCGGGAATCGTTGAAAAATGGGATGTATGCCTGATCGATGCTTTTCCGGCAATGGAGACTTCGGCGCTTGTCAATACCTGGACCGCGAAGCATCCCGGTGGTAATGTGGTTGTGGTATGA
- a CDS encoding DEAD/DEAH box helicase, with protein MENFRKLGITKPILKSIIEQRFENPTEIQEKAIPLILAGNDVIAGSSTGSGKTLAFAVGILQNSVKGKGTQALILTPTRELAEQVASSFRQFSAYKPLEVVAVYGGIGISPQIKALKTADVVVGTPGRLLDHLARKTLKLGDIETLVLDEADRMFDMGFKNDVEKIIKQCPKDRQTLLFSATISSDIVKLSRNSMNKPVQVSVDPFVDAGNLDQAYYQVRDDMKLSLLVHLLQHEKSDLVMVFCNTKRNTDRVAKNLRASNIDAQAIHGGLTQGKRISVMKQFHTGKSCVLVCTDVAARGLDIEGISHVYNYDIPRESNQYIHRIGRTARAGAKGKAISILCESDKDNFSSILKHNNVEIRKVKVPAFEKVVVRKPYKNMNNAISRTSQQPNRRRNR; from the coding sequence ATGGAAAATTTTAGAAAATTAGGTATAACGAAGCCTATTTTAAAGTCAATTATTGAACAGAGATTTGAAAATCCCACCGAAATACAGGAAAAAGCCATTCCATTGATCCTTGCAGGAAACGATGTAATTGCAGGTTCATCCACAGGTTCAGGAAAGACGCTCGCGTTTGCAGTAGGTATATTGCAGAATTCTGTCAAAGGAAAAGGTACCCAGGCTTTGATCCTGACACCTACCAGGGAACTGGCCGAGCAGGTAGCAAGCAGTTTTAGGCAATTTTCAGCATACAAACCTTTAGAGGTTGTTGCAGTCTATGGGGGTATTGGTATCAGCCCTCAAATAAAGGCATTGAAGACCGCAGATGTTGTGGTAGGAACACCAGGCAGGCTGCTTGACCATCTTGCACGAAAAACGTTGAAACTGGGTGATATAGAAACCCTTGTCCTCGATGAAGCAGACCGCATGTTTGATATGGGATTCAAAAATGATGTGGAAAAGATCATCAAGCAGTGTCCTAAGGACAGGCAGACCCTTTTATTCTCGGCAACGATCTCAAGTGATATTGTCAAACTCTCCAGGAACAGTATGAACAAACCGGTCCAGGTCTCTGTTGACCCGTTTGTTGATGCAGGTAATCTGGACCAGGCGTACTACCAGGTTAGAGATGATATGAAATTATCGTTACTGGTGCATCTGTTACAGCATGAAAAATCAGACCTCGTAATGGTTTTTTGCAATACGAAAAGAAATACGGATAGAGTTGCAAAGAACCTGAGGGCTTCAAATATTGATGCACAGGCAATCCATGGCGGATTGACCCAGGGTAAACGGATCAGTGTCATGAAGCAATTCCATACAGGGAAATCATGTGTCCTTGTATGCACCGATGTGGCTGCAAGAGGGCTTGATATCGAGGGTATTTCCCATGTTTACAATTATGATATACCCAGGGAGAGCAACCAGTATATCCACAGGATCGGCAGAACTGCACGAGCAGGAGCCAAAGGGAAGGCAATAAGTATCCTTTGCGAAAGTGATAAGGACAATTTTTCAAGCATATTGAAACACAATAATGTAGAGATAAGGAAAGTGAAAGTCCCTGCTTTTGAGAAAGTTGTGGTGCGAAAACCCTATAAAAACATGAATAACGCTATCTCAAGAACGAGTCAGCAACCGAACAGGCGCAGAAATCGCTAA
- a CDS encoding carboxypeptidase-like regulatory domain-containing protein: MGSDFRVFGRITESWSQAGMAGLIVEAYDKDSVNDDLLGSVTTGITGNFEITFEKSDFKERYGDDNPDIYLRVKTPSGTTIYSSEENVRYRANEEEEFIIAIEESTLKSRKHTLNTNLDLSNVKDADTTRSIKVAAVRDGKILESKVIKLSEVENISSIPIEIEYFTGEREKPLGVNLVAGPDVPEKDFLAASNYSRWISPKAGWKDFTNKVPNVVIPDTIFKWLWCHTYTIRGKVVCPDGNPVPGATVVAKDVDCFWWWCREDTVGTATTNPDGTFEMTFKWCCRYPYWILRLRDWRINPDLLDKITHLAEIPPIGIPPLPDPAPDLRIFGDIINLHRSVNLSEDLNRTTGIREMKNISAVQPGNLETMRTELLQILPANPELSALRIWPWWPWKDCRPDIIFEVRQDCKQPDTVIYKENYFNTRWNIPTLLEGVTLIANEDACCIPVVDPPEGNCFKFSEVGCTSLMNIGGNDPMSPVVTDLEGFAYPDNLDRPFGETLSIKGIFGDLADVDYYRIAFSTDGITYNEMLPDMVNSYSRVFWGPPLAGGPAQWNTVLFKKQEIDGHWVFETREKFERDNDPASWGITRFWTSNKYLVVSWNTDKMASDGLYYLKLVAYDEGPGDTLVNERVMPQCGSETSTSPIPETLLICIDNRIMGVHPPSVPSHPWGSGFIHLGTVEPDCDILKVIKNPGQADEKEVKPCSILRLKAADDMRICFNASDVDGHLQAYHLSLHWGESSYKVLINGFNGASLGTIQCVNNACGTVDPCVKGHEKGPRYQDAVAQGADRPIWYGGNYRIGLKGSDFPTCCAYQLKLRTWKRTFRGCDDPYNFHWNVTEYSFTVIREDLIGNPLFKECQEICPDSLKKEKAAKMLTDVIQ, encoded by the coding sequence TTGGGGTCAGATTTCAGAGTATTCGGAAGAATTACAGAGTCCTGGTCACAGGCCGGGATGGCCGGACTTATCGTGGAAGCATATGACAAAGATAGCGTTAATGACGATCTCCTTGGCTCGGTCACTACCGGAATAACGGGAAATTTCGAGATAACATTTGAAAAGTCAGATTTCAAGGAGAGATACGGGGATGATAACCCTGATATCTACCTGAGGGTAAAAACGCCATCTGGAACGACTATCTATTCATCGGAAGAGAACGTACGATATCGAGCTAACGAAGAGGAGGAATTCATTATTGCGATTGAAGAAAGTACCCTGAAGAGCAGAAAGCATACCCTGAACACCAATCTGGATCTCAGTAACGTTAAAGATGCGGATACAACCAGGTCCATCAAGGTCGCTGCCGTAAGGGATGGGAAGATTCTCGAGTCAAAGGTCATTAAACTCAGTGAAGTTGAGAATATCAGCTCAATTCCCATTGAGATCGAATACTTTACGGGTGAAAGGGAAAAACCCCTTGGAGTGAATTTAGTGGCCGGACCTGATGTACCGGAGAAGGATTTCCTGGCGGCAAGTAATTATTCCCGGTGGATATCACCGAAAGCTGGTTGGAAGGACTTCACCAATAAAGTACCCAACGTAGTTATTCCTGATACTATTTTCAAATGGCTGTGGTGCCACACGTACACCATTCGGGGAAAGGTGGTTTGCCCTGATGGAAATCCTGTTCCCGGTGCAACAGTAGTGGCAAAGGACGTTGATTGTTTCTGGTGGTGGTGCCGGGAAGATACGGTAGGTACTGCAACCACAAACCCGGACGGGACCTTCGAAATGACATTCAAATGGTGTTGCCGCTATCCGTACTGGATATTACGGTTGCGGGACTGGAGGATCAATCCTGATCTGCTGGACAAGATAACGCACCTTGCTGAAATTCCGCCGATCGGCATACCACCCCTTCCTGACCCTGCCCCTGATCTCAGGATCTTTGGAGATATCATAAACCTTCACCGCTCCGTGAATCTCTCAGAGGACCTGAACAGGACAACTGGTATTAGGGAAATGAAAAACATATCTGCGGTCCAGCCCGGTAATCTTGAAACAATGAGGACTGAACTCTTACAGATACTTCCGGCTAATCCTGAATTAAGTGCCCTTCGCATCTGGCCATGGTGGCCATGGAAAGATTGCAGGCCGGACATCATCTTTGAAGTCAGGCAGGACTGCAAGCAACCTGATACCGTGATCTACAAGGAGAATTATTTCAATACACGGTGGAATATCCCCACCCTTCTTGAAGGCGTGACCCTGATAGCGAATGAGGACGCCTGCTGCATACCGGTAGTGGACCCGCCGGAAGGGAATTGTTTCAAATTCTCTGAAGTGGGTTGCACTTCTTTGATGAATATTGGCGGGAACGATCCAATGTCACCGGTGGTAACCGACCTTGAAGGGTTCGCATATCCTGATAATCTTGACAGGCCTTTCGGGGAGACGCTGTCCATCAAGGGAATATTCGGTGACCTGGCAGATGTGGATTACTACAGAATAGCATTTTCAACTGATGGTATCACGTATAATGAGATGCTGCCGGATATGGTAAATAGTTATTCAAGGGTCTTCTGGGGACCGCCTCTTGCTGGCGGGCCGGCCCAGTGGAACACTGTCCTGTTCAAGAAACAGGAAATTGATGGCCACTGGGTCTTTGAGACACGGGAGAAATTTGAGCGGGACAATGATCCTGCATCGTGGGGGATCACCCGTTTCTGGACTTCCAACAAGTATCTGGTAGTGTCCTGGAATACCGATAAGATGGCATCAGACGGTCTTTACTACCTCAAGCTTGTAGCATACGATGAGGGACCGGGCGATACCCTGGTCAATGAAAGAGTTATGCCGCAATGTGGCAGTGAGACCAGTACCAGTCCGATACCCGAGACCTTGCTGATATGTATCGACAACCGGATCATGGGGGTACATCCTCCGTCAGTGCCCAGCCACCCCTGGGGTTCCGGTTTTATCCATCTTGGGACTGTTGAACCGGACTGTGATATCCTGAAGGTCATTAAGAATCCGGGCCAGGCAGATGAGAAGGAGGTAAAGCCCTGCAGCATCCTGAGGCTTAAGGCCGCAGATGATATGCGTATATGCTTCAATGCCAGTGATGTGGACGGTCACCTGCAGGCCTACCACCTGTCATTGCACTGGGGTGAAAGTTCTTATAAGGTGTTGATCAACGGTTTCAACGGGGCATCACTGGGCACGATACAGTGTGTCAATAATGCATGTGGTACTGTTGACCCCTGTGTGAAAGGACATGAGAAGGGACCAAGATACCAGGATGCTGTGGCCCAGGGTGCTGACAGGCCCATATGGTATGGAGGGAATTACCGGATCGGTTTGAAGGGTTCTGATTTCCCCACCTGTTGCGCCTACCAGTTGAAACTCAGGACCTGGAAGAGAACCTTCAGGGGCTGCGATGATCCGTATAATTTCCACTGGAATGTCACTGAGTATAGCTTTACGGTGATCAGGGAAGACCTTATTGGAAATCCTCTGTTCAAGGAATGCCAGGAGATATGTCCTGATAGTCTTAAGAAGGAAAAGGCCGCTAAGATGCTGACTGATGTTATTCAATAA
- a CDS encoding DUF2683 family protein, with the protein MVQAIINIEEHTNRILNIVKAKYSLKDKSAAIDLMATQYEEEILEPELKPEYIEKAEKIIQQKPIDLGGVENLKDRLGF; encoded by the coding sequence ATGGTTCAGGCGATAATAAATATTGAAGAACATACTAATAGAATCTTGAATATCGTCAAAGCCAAATATAGCTTAAAAGACAAAAGTGCTGCTATTGACCTCATGGCAACACAATATGAAGAAGAAATACTCGAACCAGAATTAAAACCAGAATATATTGAAAAAGCCGAGAAAATAATTCAGCAAAAACCGATTGATTTAGGTGGTGTTGAAAATTTAAAAGATAGATTAGGCTTTTGA
- a CDS encoding type II toxin-antitoxin system RelE/ParE family toxin translates to MYNLKIKPDLEKTLKKLAKNNRKHVEIILKKIDEILENPHRYKNLRAPLNDWKRVHVDKHFVLIFSVDEESKSVTLEDYDHHDNIYKH, encoded by the coding sequence ATGTATAATTTAAAGATAAAGCCTGACCTTGAAAAAACGCTTAAGAAACTGGCCAAAAATAATAGGAAACACGTTGAAATAATTCTAAAAAAAATTGATGAAATCCTAGAGAATCCTCATAGATATAAAAACCTTCGTGCACCTTTGAATGATTGGAAACGGGTACATGTGGATAAACATTTTGTTTTGATTTTTTCAGTTGATGAAGAATCAAAGAGTGTTACGCTGGAAGATTATGACCACCATGACAATATCTATAAACACTAA